In one Ictalurus furcatus strain D&B chromosome 10, Billie_1.0, whole genome shotgun sequence genomic region, the following are encoded:
- the LOC128613327 gene encoding zinc finger protein 709-like, translating to MKSRRRSSGKSPQTPAATGSKMYHCSDCGKSFTKSHHLKDHERIHTGEKPYHCGQCGKSFTRQNNLQIHEHIHTGVKPYHYGQCGKSFTHESSLQIHERIHRGEKPYHCGQCGKSFTCQSSLQRHERVHTGEKPYHCEQCGKSFTRQSSLQIHERIHAGEKPYHCRQCGKSFTCQSSLQRHERIHTGEKPCHCERCGKSFTRQSSLKIHERIHTGEKPYHCEQCGKSFMRRSSLHIHERIHTGEKPYHCGQCGKSFMRQSHLQIHKRIHTGEKPYYCGWCGKSFTRESCLQIHERVHTGEKPYHCGQCGKSFTCQSNLQIHERIHTGEKPYHCGQCGKSFTRQSHLQIHVRVHTGEKPYHCGQCGKSFCDQSALRSHQQSHTGQKPYFCGQCGRSYTRSRSLRTHKCSDIKPSDLDVN from the coding sequence aTGTACCACTGCTCAgactgtgggaagagttttactaaaAGTCATCATCTCAAAGATcacgagcgcattcacacaggagagaagccgtatcactgtggacagtgtgggaagagctttacaCGTCAGAATAATCTCCAAATACATgagcacattcacacaggagtGAAGCCGTATCACTatggacagtgtgggaaaagttttacTCATGAGAGTAGTCTCCAAATACACGAGCGCATTCACagaggagagaagccgtatcactgtggacagtgtgggaagagttttacttgtcaGAGTAGTCTCCAACGACACGAGcgcgttcacacaggagagaagccgtatcactgtgaacagtgtgggaagagctttacaCGTCAGAGTAGTCTCCAAATACACGAGCGCATTCAcgcaggagagaagccgtatcactgtagacagtgtgggaagagttttacttgtcagagtagtctccaacgacatgagcgcattcacacaggagagaagccgtgtCACTGTGAAcggtgtgggaagagctttacaCGTCAAAGTAGTCTCAAAATacacgagcgcattcacacaggagagaagccgtatcactgtgaacagtgtgggaagagctttatgCGTCGAAGTAGTCTCCATATacacgagcgcattcacacaggagagaagccgtatcactgtggacagtgtgggaagagctttatgcgtcagagtcatctccaaatacacaagcgcattcacacaggagagaagccatattactgtggatggtgtgggaagagctttactCGGGAGAGTTGTCTCCAAATACACGAGcgcgttcacacaggagagaagccgtatcattgtggacagtgtgggaagagttttacttgtcagagtaatctccaaatacacgagcgcattcacacaggagagaagccgtatcactgtggacaatGTGGAAAGAGCTTTACGCGTCAGAGTCATCTCCAAATACACGTTcgcgttcacacaggagagaagccgtatcactgtggacagtgtgggaaaagtttttGTGACCAGAGTGCCCTCCGCAGCCACCAACAGAGTCATACAGGACAGAAGCCGTACTTTTGTGGacaatgtgggcggagctataCTCGTTCAAGATCATTAAGGACACACAAGTGCTCTGACATAAAGCCATCAGATCTTGACGTGAATTAG